One Nerophis ophidion isolate RoL-2023_Sa linkage group LG06, RoL_Noph_v1.0, whole genome shotgun sequence genomic region harbors:
- the LOC133553944 gene encoding transcription factor HES-2-like yields the protein MSPNMTCEALPASFPPRLTVAKRKEALELRKTMKPLVEKRRRARINDGLNHLKDLILPLTGKDSTRYSKLEKADILEMTVRFLSDIPPVHNKNSTDSYKEGYKTCLQRVSALLPKTNMDQEASRRVSDFIQRSMSATVSPPCLNCCAQSSSAALPHIQKKLLSLKSSLGAQQPSAAAAVRASSRAQPAPQHDSATMWRPW from the exons ATGTCTCCAAACATGACTTGTGAGGCTCTGCCTGCATCTTTCCCTCCCCGGCTCACCGTGGCCAAAAGGAAAGAAGCTCTCGAGCTTAGAAAG ACCATGAAACCTTTGGTGGAAAAACGAAGGCGCGCTCGTATCAACGACGGTCTGAATCACCTGAAAGATCTCATTCTTCCTCTCACTGGCAAAGAT AGCACTCGTTACTCCAAGCTGGAGAAAGCAGACATCCTTGAGATGACCGTGAGGTTCCTCAGTGACATCCCACCCGTCCACAATAAAA ATTCCACAGACAGCTACAAAGAAGGCTACAAAACTTGCCTCCAGCGCGTCTCTGCGCTCCTTCCCAAAACCAACATGGACCAGGAGGCTTCCCGCCGGGTGTCGGACTTCATCCAGCGGTCCATGTCGGCCACGGTGAGCCCGCCGTGCCTCAACTGCTGCGCGCAAAGCTCCTCCGCAGCCTTGCCTCACATCCAGAAGAAGCTCCTCAGCCTGAAGTCCAGCCTGGGCGCGCAGCAGCCGAGCGCAGCAGCGGCGGTGCGCGCTTCCAGCAGAGCTCAGCCAGCTCCACAGCACGACAGCGCCACCATGTGGAGACCTTGGTAG